The Thermoanaerobaculia bacterium genome has a segment encoding these proteins:
- a CDS encoding tyrosine phenol-lyase: MSENQRRSWAEPFKIKMVEPLFMRSRGEREIALAEAGYNTFLLRSEDVYIDLLTDSGTNAMSDRQWAGMMLGDEAYAGSRNFYHLEDAVRQYYGYRFLVPTHQGRAAEHLISKILIHPGDFVPGNMYFTTTRLHQELAGATFVDVIVDEAHDPESRHPFKGNVDLGKLEDLVRRVGAEKIPYVSVAATVNMAGGQPIALENLRAVRAFCAARGIRVILDATRAIENAWFIQQREPGMRERTIVSILREMCAQTDGCTMSAKKDLLVNIGGFLALNDEKIYEEARNLVVVYEGLHTYGGLAGRDMEAMALGIPEAVDEAHIRARIGQVHYVGERLERIGVPIVVPVGGHAVFLDARRIYAHLPQSLFPAQTLAAELYVEAGVRAMERGVVSAGRDPSTGEHRFPRLELVRLTFPRRVYTQAHCDVTVEAVEAVWNRRSESRGLRMIFEPKYLRFFQARFEPARVEAGGGGAGRGAAVEPAVV; the protein is encoded by the coding sequence ATGTCCGAAAACCAGCGGCGCTCCTGGGCGGAGCCTTTCAAGATCAAGATGGTCGAGCCGCTCTTCATGAGGTCGCGCGGGGAGCGGGAGATCGCGCTCGCGGAAGCCGGCTACAACACCTTCCTGCTTCGCTCCGAGGACGTCTACATCGACCTCCTGACCGACAGCGGCACCAACGCCATGAGCGACCGCCAATGGGCGGGGATGATGCTCGGCGACGAGGCGTACGCCGGCAGCCGGAACTTCTACCATCTCGAGGACGCCGTGCGGCAGTACTACGGCTACCGGTTCCTCGTGCCGACCCACCAGGGGCGCGCGGCGGAGCACCTGATCTCGAAGATCCTGATCCATCCCGGAGATTTCGTGCCCGGAAACATGTACTTCACGACGACGCGCCTCCACCAGGAGCTCGCGGGAGCGACCTTCGTGGACGTGATCGTCGACGAGGCGCACGACCCGGAAAGCCGCCATCCGTTCAAGGGGAACGTCGACCTCGGCAAGCTCGAGGACCTCGTTCGCCGCGTCGGCGCGGAGAAGATCCCGTACGTGTCGGTCGCGGCGACCGTCAACATGGCGGGCGGACAGCCGATCGCGCTCGAAAACCTCCGGGCCGTCCGCGCGTTCTGCGCCGCCCGCGGCATCCGCGTGATCCTCGACGCGACGCGAGCGATCGAGAACGCGTGGTTCATCCAGCAGCGGGAGCCGGGGATGCGCGAGCGCACGATCGTCTCGATTCTCCGCGAGATGTGCGCCCAGACCGACGGCTGCACCATGAGCGCGAAGAAGGACCTGCTCGTCAACATCGGCGGCTTCCTCGCTCTCAACGACGAGAAGATCTACGAGGAGGCGCGCAACCTCGTCGTCGTCTACGAGGGGCTGCACACGTACGGCGGGCTGGCCGGCCGCGACATGGAAGCGATGGCTCTCGGCATCCCGGAAGCGGTCGACGAAGCGCACATCCGCGCCCGGATCGGCCAGGTCCACTACGTGGGCGAGCGGCTCGAGCGAATCGGCGTCCCGATCGTCGTGCCGGTGGGCGGGCACGCCGTCTTCCTCGACGCGCGCCGGATCTACGCGCACCTGCCGCAGTCGCTCTTCCCGGCGCAGACGCTCGCGGCCGAGCTCTACGTCGAGGCGGGTGTCCGCGCCATGGAGCGGGGCGTCGTCTCGGCCGGGCGGGACCCGTCGACCGGCGAGCACCGGTTTCCGCGTCTCGAGCTCGTCCGATTGACGTTTCCCCGCCGGGTCTACACCCAGGCGCACTGCGACGTGACGGTGGAGGCGGTCGAGGCCGTCTGGAACCGCCGGAGCGAGTCGCGAGGGCTGCGGATGATCTTCGAGCCGAAATACTTGCGCTTTTTCCAGGCCCGTTTCGAGCCGGCGCGGGTCGAAGCCGGCGGCGGAGGCGCCGGGAGGGGAGCGGCGGTCGAGCCGGCGGTCGTCTGA